The following coding sequences lie in one Methylosinus sp. PW1 genomic window:
- a CDS encoding nickel/cobalt transporter, whose product MRVSPRNCALLLLLALAALALSQDAALAQAARHPFAVGPSEAPVGAASGLAGLLLAWQSKFHLELQNAARALKTDNSAFFPLAAASFAYGVFHAAGPGHGKAVLASYMIANETALKRGLALAALAALLQGVVAIALVGVAAILFGFTAQRMTEAATWIETASYAAIAAVGARLAYVKGRALLAALREPAPVLAVARRGAFACEAVDDDPGHVHGPDCGHMHAIDAARLGAGFRWGDALATVVAAGLRPCSGAILVLVFTLSQGVFIAGAGATLLMSAGTAITTGALAATAVFAKDFAARLAARRSSRAETLLRAGELLAALLVLAFGLALLLGARVVGG is encoded by the coding sequence GTGAGGGTTTCGCCGCGGAATTGCGCGCTGCTCCTCCTCCTGGCGCTGGCCGCGCTCGCGCTGTCGCAGGACGCCGCGCTGGCGCAGGCGGCGCGTCATCCTTTCGCCGTCGGCCCTTCGGAAGCTCCGGTCGGCGCGGCGAGCGGCCTCGCCGGCCTGCTGCTCGCATGGCAGAGCAAATTCCATTTGGAGCTGCAGAACGCCGCGCGCGCGCTGAAGACCGACAATAGCGCCTTCTTCCCTCTGGCGGCCGCGAGCTTCGCCTATGGCGTTTTTCACGCCGCCGGGCCGGGTCATGGCAAGGCCGTGCTCGCCTCCTATATGATCGCCAATGAGACGGCGCTGAAGCGCGGGCTGGCGCTCGCCGCTCTGGCGGCGCTGCTGCAGGGTGTGGTGGCGATAGCGCTCGTCGGCGTGGCGGCCATTCTCTTCGGCTTCACCGCGCAGCGCATGACCGAGGCGGCGACGTGGATCGAGACGGCGAGCTACGCCGCCATCGCCGCCGTGGGCGCGCGCCTCGCCTATGTGAAAGGGCGCGCGCTGCTCGCCGCGCTGCGGGAGCCGGCGCCTGTCCTCGCCGTCGCGCGCCGCGGCGCCTTCGCCTGCGAGGCGGTCGACGACGATCCCGGCCATGTTCATGGGCCGGACTGCGGCCATATGCATGCGATCGACGCCGCCCGGCTCGGCGCCGGCTTTCGCTGGGGCGATGCGCTGGCGACGGTCGTCGCGGCGGGTCTTCGTCCCTGCTCGGGCGCCATACTCGTGCTCGTCTTCACACTGTCACAAGGCGTCTTCATAGCCGGCGCCGGGGCGACGCTGCTGATGTCCGCCGGCACGGCGATCACCACCGGCGCCTTGGCGGCGACGGCGGTCTTCGCCAAGGATTTCGCGGCGCGTCTCGCCGCGCGCAGATCGTCGCGCGCGGAGACGCTGCTGCGCGCGGGCGAGCTGCTCGCCGCTCTCCTCGTGCTCGCTTTCGGCCTCGCGCTGCTGCTCGGCGCGCGCGTCGTCGGCGGCTGA
- a CDS encoding DUF1007 family protein: MPRRFAFASLTLAMALAAVPAAAHPHVWVAMRSEIVFTPDGKIKGVRHAWTFDEMYSAFALQGLGKDGKPPSREELAPLAKTNAESLAEFDYFTFAKYQNAKAAFGPPEDVWLEADDKRIVTMHFTLPLEKPLPAQKPFSFQTYDPTYFVAFDLEKQNPVTLAGAPAGCSTSVVEPKPLLAVDTQKLSEAFFANMSPGADFSMKLAARIVVACP, from the coding sequence ATGCCGAGAAGATTTGCATTCGCTTCGCTGACCCTCGCCATGGCGCTCGCCGCTGTCCCGGCCGCCGCGCATCCGCATGTCTGGGTCGCCATGCGCAGCGAGATCGTGTTCACGCCGGACGGCAAGATCAAGGGCGTGCGCCACGCTTGGACCTTCGACGAGATGTATTCCGCCTTCGCGCTGCAAGGGCTCGGCAAGGACGGCAAGCCGCCGAGCCGCGAGGAGCTCGCGCCGCTCGCCAAGACCAACGCCGAATCGCTCGCCGAATTCGACTATTTCACCTTCGCGAAATATCAGAACGCCAAAGCCGCCTTCGGTCCGCCGGAGGATGTGTGGCTCGAGGCCGACGACAAGCGCATCGTCACCATGCATTTCACTCTGCCGCTGGAGAAGCCGCTGCCGGCGCAAAAGCCTTTCTCCTTCCAGACCTATGATCCGACCTATTTCGTCGCCTTCGATCTCGAGAAGCAAAATCCAGTGACGCTCGCCGGCGCTCCGGCGGGCTGCTCCACCAGCGTCGTGGAGCCGAAGCCGCTGCTCGCCGTCGACACGCAAAAGCTGAGCGAAGCCTTTTTCGCCAATATGTCGCCCGGCGCCGATTTCAGCATGAAGCTCGCGGCGCGCATCGTCGTGGCCTGCCCGTGA